In the Salvia splendens isolate huo1 chromosome 16, SspV2, whole genome shotgun sequence genome, ataggtagttgttggctttgaaccctccatagtcgacaccatcggatacacatgcggcttagtagcgcgatgctttgaactaatcccccacggcgtgcaccgagataatggtgttaacgcttaaacactccaacctcatccgttctcatgttttgtgtcctttgcggccttggacaccactttggattcataagtgtgttatttgaagcggcatcacttcacacttatataggtgattcctaatcgagtatcttgtcctactcggtctccttgagaactcaatttcctcgagatccttaggagtcattaaaagtcatagacttagcctcaccactaggcaagttttccaacactctattgctctctagggaatagatatagttgagtgtttctcatgaactctcatagcttagttgtccctttgaaccaagttcttgggatctccagtcatcatggttgggttaccactatgatacttctttagtttgtggatttcaaactcattccctctagcaacttaggtggtccaaaacattaagtctggatccagggacaagcccaagaTCCAAAGACCAAGGGCAATGGCTcggctcggcgcgcgtgtgggctatttcacccatcttagtccacgataattactaagtgtaataagtcacttaataaatacacatttaaagatgtgtctcatctcctatgtgagataattaacactagttaattactccctacactttcaactcctagctttatcaaaagctacaatgtgaccaactttaatccactatttcttactcaccgggaatcggatttaagcaagtgaatatactacggtcatctacgcggaacgtagatcgacgctatatcatttaattctctaaaattaaatgtctcatcacatttattattggtcaaacttcattgaccggacatcttaaaaCAAGATTCCAGCAGTTAGATATGTATCGGGAGTTGCAACAACTTTATTAGGATCGGGGAGGTTTGTGTGTTGCTACTCAGCTATAATTGAAGAGAACAATTTTGAGCTTTTCATACAAGATTATTTTTATGTTAGAATTCACCTGATTTGTTATTGTTGATTGGTGGAATTCTGCTGTGTGAGTACTTGCAGTATTCAGAACAGCAAAAGTGGATCCAGTATATCAATTCTCAAAGCCTATAACGGTATAACCAGCAATATCAGTGGTAACAAATTTAAGTCATTCTTTGGCTGGGATCTCGATCTTCTCTGAATGCTACTAGATTCATATATTTGTTGCAGTCCCACATGAATAAAGATCATGCAGCTGAGACAAAGCTGATAGTCCAGCACTCTACCTCTGTTCCGGTAATACTGCGTACTGGTGTTGCTTTATGGCTATGCTGCTTCTGCATTTGATAGTTCTGAAGTTGTTGGTGCAACTGTATTATGCATGTGTTATGATTTATTAGGATTCATTAAGGTTTAATTATCTTTAGAGTTGTTTCTCCCTGAATTACGAACTGGTCTGCGAACTTCGGTGGTGACATGTCCTAATGAATGCCATCAAcacatgtcacgaccgccctttagggttaataaaagtgGGCGATTGTGATTAAAATGACTTAATGAACAGACATAAaagactagggtttcaataaaagtctgaccaagaatttaagtttaataaataaaaagactaaaggtttagcatttattcaaaagataataagtTTTCAAACATCCCAACAAACAGTTTCATAGTTAAATAAGAATAAGTAAAGAAATTATCACAGCGGAaacatccaagagaagagtgaagtcatgtgtgaagacacaacgacactcggagtttcaaaatagcaatattattttattaattctgctcaacaccaccaaccgctcgtcgccgctcaacttgcacatagagaaaacacatgcagggctgaatACTtatgaaaatactcagtggctcatgtcgaaaatattttcaaataagagtatatgttatcatgccatacgtaagtaaccatcggggttttactttagaaaggcctgaggcacccaaaatattttccattgatcaaaatagcaactgcgcagtcattttcccatagacgtcaaccatatctgccaatacatgacaaggaatgcggccgcaaaccaggtcactagatcggccagcccgtacgctagcacacgatctaccataggtgtacactaatcctcgtagggtttgcggccctacgaggacccgaattcgatttatataacagtggcaaaaagccacatcagataggcgagttaaaacaaatcacggcatgataatcatagaaattttcatcaataaagcatttaggacatcgtccttatttaaaagagagcccacctcgaccgtttcgatttcaagtatcgttttccctttgatatcacgcttcgcgcacgaattttcacctttagATAAGGTATTACCAATTAGTCACAAacattgacttaatattatgcatgtccccgaCGGTTCCCTTTTCCCCATCAACATATGGAAATCGCATCATAGCATACAACTTTGAttaacacatcacttcatcatagagtggttctttaatccatatataaatcatgtatatcacttataacataACAATACAGTTatttttgtaaagatagaaatccggcggcactgcgcaaccattttataaaaatcattaaaaattcacccgactccCGTTGGGGCTAAACCtttaccacaatacagtagactcatcaaataacttccagtttaaatttcatatcaaaatacccctttttggTTGGTCAGAtagaaaacgtaacctactggtcgaggaaatattttctaaaagaattgcgcagtcaacttcaaaaattcgccacaaaTTCATCTTTTATCCAGAagggttgaaattcacacacaacacagaagacatcatgaagtgtACTCAAGAAAAAGAATCGATCGAaacggagttcatttggtcggtcaaatacgtgtcggaacctactgtccgaactcacagttttttttcatgcttttaaatccgaattagggttttatccctattcattcaaacacaatcTTCTCATGCTTtgaacacacaaacatgcttaaaagagtcaTCACCCTCATGCTTTCATAacatcacacatcattcaccaaagattcattTAAATTCATCATACAATTACGTTCAAGAAGCATACAcgcatacaaacacaaattcccaccgattaaacccttagatttgaatttcctacactctctacatgcatgagggagtcaaggaatgtttagatggagaggaatgaagaatagaggtttgattgtacctttcttgaacgaaacaatcggtagaaacgaatataactcttgattcttcaacaaactcttggctaatcgaaaggatcttgagtagagtagaagaacaagtgtgggaggagtggggaagagagaatgggcgtgtgagagagggagtaggcgtgtgaaattgtgggggctagggttagtgTTTGGTTTAAtctcttatttatagagttaggaataaaatatcccacaattaaataaagatttgggGAAGATATGAGGGAGTGGGAATTGGCGTGAATTTGGTGGAGAGATTTTGAAAtcttggctatttaattagccaatgattttatttggtatttcacggagtagaataaaatattacggagcataataaaataataattctctcaataaaaaaatagggAAGTGGCGTGAATAATGCTtcttccacaaggaaataaatttcaaatctttaattgaaCAAGATAAGGCAAtatttgctaggatatttgaatttattcatgGGAGGGAATAAATAGGGGATCAATTAGCATAATGAAtaattcatcctctccacaattaggagattttcgaaatctccatggGGCAAGCATGGGGGGTCGACTTTCCTcatgaagaaaataaagaataattggctttggatttaatttggataattatcccaaacaaataattaaatccaaggaaaTTAGAATCACTCTCCAATAAATAGGAGtggtcgaaaatttcaaataaaatgggcaaggtaattattgatgatcctatttaatctcactcacccttagaaaaaaataattcaccacaatatatttcaccccgcatcaattattcaaatagCCACGTCACAATTCAACACGATTGACTATTCCACCCACATCTCAactccaaaacaaaattaggtcacatagaaatcaagcaattaattcactcatcatttaatttgcATACTTCACGGCGTTAAAagcattaaattcaaaaatttcatggttcgaaaattagggttcagaaAGTGGGGCGTTACGACACATATTTGAGATCCTGAGAGTTTGCAACTTAGAAACCAGTCCATTTTTCAGGTGGAATTCGCGGACATGTTGGACATAGACAGTCTGGGTTTTAACGTGAAGGTTGTATTTGGTCAATAAATTGTTCTCTATACCTTTTCGCTTTTACTCTGGAAGTTATCTTCATTATTCATAGTAGAGTTTGTGAATGTACTATCTTTCCTTTGTAGGCTGTCAAGGCAACATTTTCAAGCTCCGGATTCCTTTTATTACAAGACGTGCTACATATTTCACTTAGTTGCTTACTAGTACTATTACATTGGGATTCAGTGATAATTTTGATATGATGAGTAAATTTGGAAGCTGACGTTTATCTCAAATTTCAGTTATTATGAATATAATTGTGTATTAATGTTTTGGACTAGGGATGTGAAGACACTGATAGTAGAAATGCTTCAAGCTGCCAGAAGTCTGACTCACCCCCCACCCTGCCTCTTGATCGCTGCATTGTTGGAATCTTGATTTTAAGATGTCTGGTCAATGAAGTTTTTgatcaataataaatgtgacgagacatttaattttggagaattaaatgatatagcgtcgatctacgttccgcgtagatgaccgtagtatactcactttctcaaatccgattcccggtgagcaagaaatagtggattaaagttggtcacattgtagcttttgataaagctatgagttgaaagtgtatggagtaattaactagtgttaattatcccacataggagatgagacacatctttaaatgtgtatttattaagtgactaattacacttagtaattatcgtggactaagatgggtgaaagagcccacacgcgcgcacacgcacGTCGATCCGAGCCGCACCCGCGCCCTTGgtcttggtctttgggcttggttcttaggcttgtccctggatccagacttaatgttttTGACCACCTCAGTTTCGGGCAtcagcctgatcaactcgacatgctgcgccttgatcagcagcctgatcaactcggcctgctgcgccttgagcgatggcttgatcagtgtcttgatcaattcacgaagtccacatgtgacggttgaaTTAGGCATGTACAGCGTCTAGATTcaacgtcgaccactccagctttcaaactcgtaacggTCGGCGGTTACAGGcctgccatgatgagccatgatgacagccatcaaggctgagttgacccccgcagtggaccaagcctataaataggctagtcattccttgcattaaaaaaaagaataacatTCACATActcacaagcatcatactctctctgcattgtctttcttccCGAAGCTCTGTcctctcctcttccagttcgccggagctttgttgattgcggtgctgcttcaccagagacgtagccgttttatctttggggacgacacgccaaaccgagagcactaccggggcgtatctcttcttgcggaaagaggcctcctcgactcggctaagttttatttccagtttacagtttcgatttcattgtaattttcagtttttagttcttccttcttgggttgtattacgcccgatattgtgtatctcttgtaattccagtcAATCCACCACCATGCATGCCATACCATCTTTTTCAAGTAAATTAGCAAAATGAATAAGATGTTTAATCATGTGCTGAATTGAAATTGGAAAAACATACACAATCATTGGATTTAGGAGGCCTGTTAGTGTTTGGTGCATGTACATTagttgttttcttgatttgtatggTTAAACTGACATAGCTAAACTAGAAAAGGTTAAAAATAATTAGATCACATTAATTATCCTAGTTGAAAGCGTGAAATTAACGTATAAGTAAGCTgaaattgaataattataattatattgacCACTTCAATTTTGGCTGGTATGAGGCAAAGGAATCGAATCGGCGACACATGTATGACAGTTCCTATTTTTCTCACTCCTTTAACAAATTCAAGGGCGGAGCAAAGCAACGGCCACCACTCAGTCACTCACTACCCCCAATGGATATATATAACCTAAACATGCTCGCATTCTCTTattagcaaaaaaaaataaaaaaataaaaaaagtagtagtagtagtagtattaacaAGAATAATCAAGATGGCGATGAAGATGAAAAGGTTGTTGTGTTGGCAGCTGTGGTGGTGGCGGCATTGTCCGTCCAATACACGGCAGCGGCTGGTGGGGCGTTGACGGAGGCAATGGCTCCGGGACCCTCGGCCGCTACCCCTTTGGAATGCTTTTGTGATCAAAATTCATGTTTCATAGCATTATTAGTGATTTAGTAATTAGTTCGGGTGGATGAGGATTTTGCTCTTATGATCAAAATTCCgctttttcttttctctataAATCTTTATGTTTCACGTTTCAGATTAGTCACAACAAATGTGAATTCTCTCTATCCATCTCTTTCATAGTACCATATTTAAATATATGCAAATCCAATTGTCATTGCGGGTCATCGGCGCCTAATATCATGCAATTCTCCGGAATATGAATTTTTCTTCACCAACTTTGAAGTTGGGAAAAACTATGAACTTTATATGGGGTCacagcttcccaaaaatgacgaatttgataaattaaaaatgatttagagcttgtctataccatttactactaatattttatttatcccTAATTACTTCACCACCGTTCTTGGTCTTGCCCATTAAATTGcggaatatttgttttgtattcaCTATTCACTAGGAATCTAATATTGTCGTCGCTTGGTTTACGACTTAATCCATTTCTTCATATTTGtattttgatatttaaaatttcaaaattaaccacaaattaaatttcattctATTCTTTATATAAATACAAATAAAGTACTAATATTAcaaccaaattttttttatttttaatgtaatttataaaatcaataacagtgtaaaaatatttgaatctgaacaaaaacaaaaaaaaagtgctAATTTACTAAATGGAGGTGATTGTTGATAAATATACTAATGCTAACGCAAGCTAACCATCAATAGCATAATATATCTAACTCCATTATATTACggcaaattaaaattattaaatatatctTGTACAatcacaataataataataatagtaatagtaataattaataactgTGGTTGATATACCGAATTTAGCACAAGAAACATTGATTGATAACGATGAACAAAGAGTGCACCGTTTATTTATCAAACATCGATTCATTCCCTTCACATTCCTGATCAAAGAGCTGCATCATAGTAGCCACCCACAGTGATCCGTGCTCTGCTTATCGAAACTCCACTCACCGCCGCAATCGCCCCTTTCACCTTCATTATTCTCTGCAGCAACCGACGGAGTGATAAACAGTCTTCACCGCagaaaaaaattgcaaaaaatcaatttaatcCGCACATCCTAACCTTGTCGTCGGTATAAATCCGGAAATGGAGCTTGTGATTGCGGTGTGGATGTTTGTTGCTGAAGACGATGATGCAGAAAGTTGCCGCCGCCGCCACTCCAAACGAGCAGATAGCCCCGATCCCGCTCAAGCCCCGCTTCCACGCGTTGGCGCCATCGTCCTTCTCGTCCTGGATCGCCATTTCCACATCGAATTTGCAAGGATCTTCCTTCGCTTCGAATCTGCTCGGCTTCGGCGATTCCACTTTCATGTCGACAAATTCAGGctcctttatttttttgaagAAAACCTGCGAGATCGGGTCCTGATCGGGCTCGATACTGATCTGAATCGGCTGATCGCGATCAGGATCGTGGAGGAGGGGATGATTGGCAGTAGTTTCGACAAATTGAGGCGGCGGAGGGCAGATGAAGTAGTTCATGTGGAGAACCGCCGCGCCGGAAGGGTTGCGGGTGTAAATTTGCTTGTCGGCGTCGTGACTGATCTCGAGGTAGCCGTCGTCGGAGAGGAGCTCCCACTCATCTTCAACATCCATTAAATTCAACTGCGTAGAACAAAACAGAAcagaattgaattgaattgaattgaattgatttGGATATAGTAGTTGAGTGCGGTGGGGGAATTCGATTTTGGATTGCTAATTGCTACTACGACTACGAGTGAGAGAGAGCTAATTCGTCTATTTGCAATTGGAGAGATGAATCGtggaattttctatttttatttttcatatattcTCCAAAATATTGGAGATGTAGATGTTGCATGGGACCCACCCCACCCCCAATTAACCTCCTGCTTACTCTTCTCTAgatatttctttattttctttcgaatataataataatttattatttgccATAGGTTTGATGTGAAGGTCGTACATACATATCAATATATCATCAATGCattaatcattttaattaaacTAACTTCACCTTCACCTTCACCTTCACCTTCACCTTCACCTTCACGCTTCACCTATTTTGCTACTCCTACTAGAGAGTAGTATAGTAACCAATAACAATTCCAACATGTATTACACGTACTAATCTCGTTCTAGAACATTTTATTGTTAAAAGTACACATGTTAAGTTAGTTAAATTAAtaatccctatatttcaaaataaatgtcATACTcccctttttaatttattctataAAAGATATTacatttactttttaaattttttttctattagtatttttctattattttctctcttccaaCTTGATTCTTTTGATATGCAATTATGCATAAAATCCAATTTGGGATCTATCCATTCTCTTTCTTAACCGACAATAGTTATGTTCCATGAAGAATATATTTTGTATTCTCCTATATGAGAATTCACATTTTCCAAtttgagatatttaatttatgttttactGATtgatagtgtttcgaaaatgtAATTGAATTTGACtgtaaaataagataaattttCTTGTATTGAGGTAAGATTATGAGAAATTAATACTAACATTAATTGATTGGAATAGATGGTTattgagaaagaaaaaaaaaagagtatagAAAATGAGGGGTTGCAAAGTGGCGGACGTGGTGCGATTAAATAGCGATGGACCACGCCACACCTAACCACGCTCACCATGTTACGTGTACAACTACACTCTCCAAACTTTAATATTCAtacataaatgaataaaaaatcgATCTACTTTTTATGATGGTATAGAAAAATAGTCTTCTCcaatatctttttctttttctttctctcgtAAATTGattgttatatatatacaattAATCAATTACAAATATTTGTGTTGTATTTATTCCACGGAGTGGTCAAATAATAACTCACCTAAAAAAACTTATACCAATAACACTAAAATTTTCCACAATCCGTATCACAAGTTAATTTTGTCGAGAGTCACAACATCACAgcctaaatatatatacatatattc is a window encoding:
- the LOC121769882 gene encoding uncharacterized protein LOC121769882, whose product is MDVEDEWELLSDDGYLEISHDADKQIYTRNPSGAAVLHMNYFICPPPPQFVETTANHPLLHDPDRDQPIQISIEPDQDPISQVFFKKIKEPEFVDMKVESPKPSRFEAKEDPCKFDVEMAIQDEKDDGANAWKRGLSGIGAICSFGVAAAATFCIIVFSNKHPHRNHKLHFRIYTDDKRIMKVKGAIAAVSGVSISRARITVGGYYDAAL